In a genomic window of Flavobacterium crassostreae:
- the cas2 gene encoding CRISPR-associated endonuclease Cas2, which produces MFDKQYTRLNQYRSLWILVFFDLPTETRKERKIASGFRKKLLDDGFSMFQFSIYMRFCASKENAEVHTKRIRNSLPEHGKIGVMQITDKQFGMMELFYGKKPVETDKPSQQLELF; this is translated from the coding sequence ATGTTTGACAAACAGTACACCCGATTAAATCAATATAGAAGTTTGTGGATATTAGTATTTTTTGACCTGCCTACAGAAACACGCAAAGAGCGCAAAATTGCCAGTGGATTTCGAAAGAAATTATTGGACGATGGATTTTCTATGTTTCAATTTTCTATCTATATGCGTTTTTGTGCCAGTAAAGAAAATGCCGAAGTACACACCAAACGAATTAGGAATAGTTTACCCGAGCACGGCAAAATTGGTGTGATGCAAATAACGGACAAGCAATTTGGAATGATGGAACTTTTTTATGGCAAAAAGCCGGTAGAAACAGATAAACCTTCGCAACAATTGGAACTTTTTTAA